The DNA sequence AGAGGCATTAAACCAAAGTATAGAGCGCCAAAAACAAGGAACAGCAAAGCCATTTGAAGTCTTTCAGGTACAGCAATTTTATTTGCAATCCAAAATTGACTATCTAAAGGCAATTAGTGATTACAACAAAGCTCAGTTTGCTTTAAAAGTAGCAAAAGGCGAGACGCTTTAGATTTCTTCATTCTAAACCTATCTAGGGCGTAGGCTGTAAATGTTCATCTCATAATCGCTTTGTTTTTAAAAAAAGGGTAAAATCCAATCACTAAAAAGAGAAACGGTTGGAAATGAAAAGATTGACAAAAGAAGAGGCTCTTCATCTCATACAAAATGCAGATTTAAAAGAGCTTGGACGGATGGCGACTGCACGCAAAAAAGAGCTGCACCCTGATAATATTACCACTTTTGTGGTGGATAGAAACATCAACTATACTAACATCTGCTGGGTGGACTGTAAATTTTGCGCATTTTACAGACATGAAAAAGATGCGGATGCTTACGTTTTGACGTTTGATGAGATAGACGCAAAGATAGACGAACTGCTTGAGATAGGCGGTACGCAGATACTTTTTCAAGGCGGCGTGCATCCAAAACTCAAAATAGAGTGGTATGAGGATTTGGTCGGGCATATTCATACAAAATACCCTACAATTACCATTCACGGTTTTAGCTCCATTGAGATAGATTTTATAGCCAAGGTCTCGCGTATTAGCGTGGAAGAGGTTTTAGAGAGACTTCACGCAAAAGGTCTGGCTTCTATCCCAGGAGCTGGGGCTGAGATACTTAGCGACAAAGTTCGTGATATTATCGCTCCTAAAAAAATTGACTCTGAGGTCTGGATAGATATTCACAGAAAAGCTCATAAACTCGGCATTATGTCAACGGCTACGATGATGTACGGAACTGTTGAGAGCGATGAGGACATTATAGAGCATTTTGATATGGTGCGCAGGCTTCAAGATGAGACGGGCGGTTTTCGCGCTTTTATTATGTGGAGTTTTCAAGGGCAAAATACAGAACTTCTCCGTCTTATTCCAGATATGGATAAACCATCTTCAAACCGCTACTTAAGACTTCTTGCAGTTGCCAGGCTCTACCTTGACAACGTGCCTAATATCCAAAGTTCATGGGTGACACAGGGTCCATATATCGGACAGATGGCTCTGATGTTCGGTGCAAACGACCTGGGTTCAACCATGATGGAAGAGAATGTCGTAAGCTCTGCCGGAGCAGCGTAT is a window from the Sulfurimonas crateris genome containing:
- a CDS encoding dehypoxanthine futalosine cyclase, encoding MKRLTKEEALHLIQNADLKELGRMATARKKELHPDNITTFVVDRNINYTNICWVDCKFCAFYRHEKDADAYVLTFDEIDAKIDELLEIGGTQILFQGGVHPKLKIEWYEDLVGHIHTKYPTITIHGFSSIEIDFIAKVSRISVEEVLERLHAKGLASIPGAGAEILSDKVRDIIAPKKIDSEVWIDIHRKAHKLGIMSTATMMYGTVESDEDIIEHFDMVRRLQDETGGFRAFIMWSFQGQNTELLRLIPDMDKPSSNRYLRLLAVARLYLDNVPNIQSSWVTQGPYIGQMALMFGANDLGSTMMEENVVSSAGAAYKMAKSEMVHLIRDVGEIPAVRNTAYEILEKFA